From Lycorma delicatula isolate Av1 chromosome 13, ASM4794821v1, whole genome shotgun sequence, a single genomic window includes:
- the LOC142334161 gene encoding endochitinase-like: MVWFLTKMAWLKEEGFGGIMVWSVVTEDFRGSCGTGKFPLMNAMGQELDGYTVKYDGP; the protein is encoded by the exons ATGGTGTGGTTTTTAACTAAG atgGCTTGGTTAAAAGAAGAAGGATTTGGAGGTATCATGGTTTGGTCTGTAGTTACGGAAGACTTCAGAGGGTCTTGTGGAACAGGAAAATTCCCATTAATGAATGCAATGGGACAAGAATTAGATGGTTACACAGTAAAATATGATGGTCCTTAG